tcaaaaatattctaacgCCAAGTTTacctaaatttttaatattgtaatttgTAGCCAATTGGAAAAcgtcgaattttattcgaaatacttTTTTGTCCGATTATCGGAAATGTTGAAAAAATCGTAATAACAGTTATGTGCCATACCCTGTATACGTTGGTACTGTGTCAACAAGTTGTAACATCTATTTAGTACTGCTATCTGTTTTGCTTGGAAAGTATAACTTTCCAAGCAGATATCGGTCTGGCTTGCAAAAAGTCGATTTTTCCTTGACCCCACCTGAGCCATGCGAACCCTATGATCAAGCATAATATACTCTCTACGTAAAAGCCGTCAAGCTGCATATTACAATCGCCATTGTGCGTGTTCGTACAAagctgaaaatgaaaattttttacaatgacAGTAAACAACTATCGGctaattaaatattgtatacatTTATCAAACAAGTTTAACGTTTTTGCGCAGAACGCAGAATAGGCGccgaaaaaataattaacaagtCCACCAACCTCTCTTTTCGAAAATGTACTACAGTCGTTCGAAACGTCGGTGCTACATTGCCGAAACGTCAATGAATCAACGAACCAAAGTGCCGCTGTTGCTGGCCAATTACTCCCAAGATTAGATAATGTGTTTAGCAATGTCATGTAAGTACCACCCACGGCGGGATCGCTAATTTTTGCGAAGAACGCCATTGACGCCACAAACATACAACTTGTGAAAACCTGAGAAAAGGGAAAGTAACCTAAGTGCCTTTCTTTTTCTCTGAACTATTACCATTAACGAATTCATTTATGAATGATGTATCACCTGATGTATCAAATATAGAgctattaaaattacaaaatagtaGGCTGGAACTTGGCCATTTATCATTACGTGTGGTGTCACCCATACCAAGAACGCTGCTACCAGTCCAAAAGCTAATCTGTAcgattaattacaaatatttgcgATATATTCTTTTTGAAACAAAgcattatattttatgcgtGTTTTCTAATCACCTATATGGCATTGCCTTTATGTACACATCCATAGGTCTTGGACCAGCTGTATATTTTGAGATTGCTAATGGCAATACTATCTGTAGCGGTATTATAGGCACAGCCATAAGAGTAAACTTTTCTCTTGGTATACCAGCTTCTACTAGTTTCAAACCAGTTACCGCATCGCAAGCACAAAATCCTATCTGTGATAATACAGTATTAATTTCGAGCCTATAAGTGTaattcgtataatatatattttctgaCCTTAGCAGTTAacaggaaaataattattatctttATAGACGGTAACTTGACAATATTCCAAAGCAATTTGTATGCGTGTTTGATATCTGTATTCAGTTCTTCGCTCCTGTGTACCTTCCCTGAATCCTCGTGTTTAAATAATGTAACTAAGGTGGTCGTAATTATAAAAATCCAACCCCAAAAGTAAAGAAATCCTGTGAAGAAAAATTAGAAGTTGTAATTACTAATTCCTAATACAAATTACTCTGAACAATTATAAAACTTTACCTGGTAGAGTCAACATGCCCTCGCTGGAAGGAGTAGATCTTAAATAACTGTTACAAAATTCAGCAGACTCCAATGCCATAAAAAGAACATAGCCCATAAAATAACCAGCAGTTTGTCCCACACTATTACAAGTTGATGCATAACCCACATTACATCTGAGATAAAAAGGAAAGTACAGCTATAGTAACAATATGCTAAATTGTATaaactaattaaaaaattaaaaccaTACCTTTTCAACATTGTGAGGGCCCAACCATCCACTACGATATCTTGAGTCGCAGCAAGGACgttgagaataaaaaatattatagttaACATTCCTATATTTGGCTTTATACTTTCATCACCTAGCCAACGATCCATGTGGCTCGATAAAAGGAGCATGAAGAAACCCATTAAATACTGAGTAGGAATTAACCATGTCTTCCGTCTTCCAAATTTTTTAGAAAA
The Ptiloglossa arizonensis isolate GNS036 chromosome 12, iyPtiAriz1_principal, whole genome shotgun sequence DNA segment above includes these coding regions:
- the LOC143153375 gene encoding acetyl-coenzyme A transporter 1 isoform X1, which codes for MGPRRKMAKNDNAEDGVLEFNHIQEHSDLRGDEKNIAILLFLYMLQGIPLGLCGSIPMLLQKRDVSYRQQAEFSLVQWPFSLKLFWAPIVDSMFSKKFGRRKTWLIPTQYLMGFFMLLLSSHMDRWLGDESIKPNIGMLTIIFFILNVLAATQDIVVDGWALTMLKRCNVGYASTCNSVGQTAGYFMGYVLFMALESAEFCNSYLRSTPSSEGMLTLPGFLYFWGWIFIITTTLVTLFKHEDSGKVHRSEELNTDIKHAYKLLWNIVKLPSIKIIIIFLLTAKIGFCACDAVTGLKLVEAGIPREKFTLMAVPIIPLQIVLPLAISKYTAGPRPMDVYIKAMPYRLAFGLVAAFLVWVTPHVMINGQVPAYYFVILIALYLIHQVFTSCMFVASMAFFAKISDPAVGGTYMTLLNTLSNLGSNWPATAALWFVDSLTFRQCSTDVSNDCSTFSKRELCTNTHNGDCNMQLDGFYVESILCLIIGFAWLRWGQGKIDFLQARPISAWKVILSKQNR
- the LOC143153375 gene encoding acetyl-coenzyme A transporter 1 isoform X2 — translated: MAKNDNAEDGVLEFNHIQEHSDLRGDEKNIAILLFLYMLQGIPLGLCGSIPMLLQKRDVSYRQQAEFSLVQWPFSLKLFWAPIVDSMFSKKFGRRKTWLIPTQYLMGFFMLLLSSHMDRWLGDESIKPNIGMLTIIFFILNVLAATQDIVVDGWALTMLKRCNVGYASTCNSVGQTAGYFMGYVLFMALESAEFCNSYLRSTPSSEGMLTLPGFLYFWGWIFIITTTLVTLFKHEDSGKVHRSEELNTDIKHAYKLLWNIVKLPSIKIIIIFLLTAKIGFCACDAVTGLKLVEAGIPREKFTLMAVPIIPLQIVLPLAISKYTAGPRPMDVYIKAMPYRLAFGLVAAFLVWVTPHVMINGQVPAYYFVILIALYLIHQVFTSCMFVASMAFFAKISDPAVGGTYMTLLNTLSNLGSNWPATAALWFVDSLTFRQCSTDVSNDCSTFSKRELCTNTHNGDCNMQLDGFYVESILCLIIGFAWLRWGQGKIDFLQARPISAWKVILSKQNR